The Daucus carota subsp. sativus chromosome 7, DH1 v3.0, whole genome shotgun sequence genome window below encodes:
- the LOC108193831 gene encoding uncharacterized protein LOC108193831 gives MSSSQQAYTSLPPTSQLAGSVPAVVIDQKDTSTVHIPEATLQKLPPINNGGQRQGYQTMATPSDGNGQQFVSNWRGVFSVSSYTQYFNVDTDIVLNRVTSSLFPSGDFFSKIDANPDLYGLVWISTTLVFVIASLGNCATYLMLETSDINNSWSFDVSYVDMGAGLVYGYVLIVPLVFYFLLRYLGSNVSLVRFWCMWGYSLFVFIPSSLLLVIPVEFIRWTIIVIAGAASSSFVTLNLRSCTQNDLPVVLAAACVLQYGLAFVIKMWFFA, from the exons ATGTCATCTTCTCAACAAGCTTACACTAGTCTTCCTCCCACCAGCCAATTGGCTGGCTCAGTTCCG GCCGTAGTCATTGACCAAAAGGATACCTCAACAGTTCACA TTCCTGAAGCAACTTTGCAAAAGCTTCCTCCAATCAACAATGGAGGACAAAGGCAAGGATACCAAACCATGGCCACTCCTAGTG ATGGTAATGGGCAGCAGTTTGTAAGCAACTGGAGAGGAGTATTTAGCGTATCATCGTACACACAGTACTTTAATGTAGATACAGATATCGTCTTGAACAGAGTGACCAGTTCTTTGTTTCCAAGTGGAGATTTCTTCAGTAAGATTGACGCAAATCCTGATCT CTATGGACTTGTCTGGATCTCCACTACGTTGGTATTTGTGATTGCTTCCCTTGGAAACTGTGCCACATATCTGATGCTCGAAACGAGTGACATCAATAACTCGTGGAGCTTTGATGTCAGCTATGTTGATATGGGGGCAGGCTTAGTGTATGGTTATGTACTTATTGTGCCACTGGTATTCTACTTCTTGCTCCGGTATCTAGGTTCAAATGTCAGCCTTGTGCGCTTTTGGTGCATGTGGGGATACTCGCTTTTTGTATTCATTCCCAGCTCT TTATTGTTGGTTATACCTGTAGAGTTCATCAGGTGGACCATTATTGTGATTGCTGGCGCCGCATCATCTAGCTTTGTCACTCTAAATTTGCGGTCTTGTACACAGAATGATCTACCAGTGGTGTTGGCTGCTGCATGTGTCTTGCAATATGGGTTGGCATTTGTCATCAAAATGTGGTTTTTCGCCTAG
- the LOC108193455 gene encoding uncharacterized protein LOC108193455, protein MAKNVVPKLDCVDKRSDVIPAENNNLENEGRNAAKASLMERNKTACTYEWDESSDVSADESRPHLSSHKTRLVTLEKHKNPKPLRRKRKFWSNLEEDTLRAGVQKYGIGNWKLNLDMYRDILNERTDGDLKDKWRNMTA, encoded by the coding sequence ATGGCCAAGAATGTTGTGCCAAAACTAGATTGTGTTGACAAGAGAAGTGATGTAATTCCTGCTGAGAACAATAATCTTGAAAATGAAGGCAGGAATGCAGCCAAGGCCAGCCTGATGGAACGTAACAAAACTGCCTGTACTTATGAGTGGGATGAATCTAGTGACGTATCAGCTGATGAAAGTAGACCTCACTTGTCCAGCCATAAGACAAGACTGGTCACGCTGGAAAAACATAAAAATCCAAAACCTTTAAGGAGAAAACGCAAGTTTTGGAGTAACCTAGAGGAAGACACTTTAAGAGCAGGTGTGCAGAAGTATGGTATTGGAAACTGGAAGCTTAATTTGGATATGTACAGGGATATATTAAATGAAAGAACCGATGGTGATTTGAAGGACAAGTGGAGAAATATGACCGCTTGA